The Arachis duranensis cultivar V14167 chromosome 2, aradu.V14167.gnm2.J7QH, whole genome shotgun sequence genome has a window encoding:
- the LOC110278281 gene encoding lysophospholipid acyltransferase LPEAT2-like — protein MPNHDITSPLITSDHLILTVDPLPAADTTSAAPLSGTAGGNPFTFLGCDESEALTVPVPMTVDPFKNNTPNIEGVYEWLKMLLCLPIAILRLVLFGLCLAVGYIATRLALEGWKDKENPMPKWRCRLMWVSVRVDR, from the coding sequence ATGCCGAACCACGATATAACCTCCCCTCTCATCACCTCCGATCATCTCATCCTCACCGTCGACCCACTCCCCGCCGCCGACACCACTTCCGCAGCTCCACTTTCCGGCACCGCCGGAGGGAATCCTTTTACTTTTCTGGGATGCGATGAGAGTGAAGCGTTGACTGTGCCGGTTCCGATGACCGTTGACCCGTTCAAGAACAACACGCCGAATATTGAGGGAGTCTACGAGTGGTTGAAGATGCTTCTGTGCTTGCCAATTGCGATTCTCAGGCTTGTGCTTTTCGGATTGTGCCTTGCTGTTGGGTATATTGCAACGAGGTTGGCGTTGGAAGGGTGGAAGGACAAGGAGAACCCCATGCCTAAGTGGAGGTGCAGGCTCATGTGGGTGTCTGTCCGTGTTGATCGTTAG